CGTCGTCCGCGTCCGCGCGGCGGACGTCGCGGAGGTCCTGGCGTCGACCCTGACTCGCCGCCGCGCCGACGCCGTCGTCGTGCCGCGCGGTACGCCGGACGCCTGGGGGGCGGCGTTCGAGGGGCGCACGACGATCCGCGACGACGCGCCCTACGCGGACCTCGACGCCGCCGACGCGACGGTGTCGGGGTGCGCCGTCGCGGTCGCGGAGACCGGCACGATCGCCCTCGACGGGGGGCCCGGCATGGGGCGCCGCGCCGCGTCGCTGGTGCCCGACGTACACCTGTGCATCGTCCGCGCCGCTCAGGTGGTGGAGCTGCTGCCCGAGGCGCAGGCCCGCCTGCACGACGCGGCGGCGGCGGGCGCCCCGATCACGTGGATCAGCGGACCGAGCGCCACGAGCGACGTCGAACTCGAGCGGGTCGCGGGCGTCCACGGGCCCCGCACCCTCGTCGTGCTGCTCGTGGGGGACGCCTAGGGCCTACTCGACCTGCCGCACCGTCACCGACCCGACGCCCCCCTCGACGCTCAGGCGGGCCCAGGCGCCCTCCGGCGCGTCGTCGGTCGCGGCGCTCCGGAACGTCGCCCCGACGTCCCGCCAGTCGCCGTCCACCTCGACGCGACCGAGGCCGCGCTCCAGCTCGAGCACGACCGGAAGGTCGCGGGGGACGCGCACGACGACCTCACCGACGCCCGCCTCGACGTCCGCGACGTACGTACCGGTGGCCGGCAGGTCCAGGCGCACCTCGCCGACGCCGGCGTCGAGGTCGAGGCTGCGGAGGGTCGCGTCGCGCAGGTCGAGGACCGACCGCCCGACGCCCGCCTCGACGTCGAGGTCGAGCGCCACCTCGCGGGCGAGGCGGAGGTCGAGGCCGCGCCGCCCCGCGCCCCGCCAGGCGCGGGCGCCGGCGGCGTCCATGATCAACGCCACCTCGAGGTGGGGACCGTCGCGCTCGACCTCCCGCCGGAGGCGGGCCCCGTCGGGCAGCGTGGCGGTGCCCTCGATCAGCGCCGCGGCGTCCGGTGCGGCGGCGGCGAGGCGCAGGTCGCCCACCCCGTGCCGCAACTCGACGTGCGCCTCCCTCGCGCCGTCGCGGGGGACGGAGACGTCCTCGGTGCGGACCGTGCCCCCCGCCCAGGAGCCGGGGACGCTCAGGAGGAGCGCAGCCGCGGCGAGGGTCGCCACGATCACCAGGCCGCGCCCCCGCCCCCGCAGGATCAGGTCCGCGCCGACCGCGATGAGGAGGAGCGGCCAGAGGGAGATCAGGTCGAACAGGAACCCCGCGTCGATCCACCCCAGTTGCCGTGCGGCGGCCAGAACGCCGGCCGCGATCAACGCCCAGGGCAGCCAGCGGGTGCTTCGGGTTTCGTTCACGTTGGATCGACCTCCCCTACGAACGCCTCCGCGGCGTCGAGGATCGCCGCGACGTCGGCGTCGTCGTGCGCTTCGGCGTACAGCCGCAACAGCGGTTCGGTGCCGCTCGCGCGGATCAGCAGCCAAGCGCCGTCCTCGAACCCCAGTTTGACGCCGTCGCGCCGCTCGACCCGGTCGACGGTACGTCCCCCGAACGTCGCGGGGTCGTCGGCGAGCGCGGCGACGACCGCGTCGCGCGCCGCGTCGCCCGTCAGGGGCAGGTCGCGCCGGTCGTAGCGGTGCCGCCAGCCGGTCTCCGCCTCGAGTTCGGCGAGGCGGAGCCCCAGGGCACCGCCGTCGGCCGCACCGGACGGCGCGTCGGTGCGGCCGGCGGGGCCGGCCGCCACGTCGGCGCCGTGGCCGGCGGCGACCTCGAGGGCGGCCTGCAGGAGCAGCAGGCCGTTCACGATGCCGTCGCGTTCGGGGAGGTGCTCGGGGAGGCCGATCCCGCCGGACTCCTCGCCGGCGATCAGGACGTCGGCCTCGCGGAGCGGCCCGACGAGCCACTTGAAGCCGACCGGCGTCTCGGTCTGCGGGAGGCCGCGCGCTTCGGCGAGGCGGGCGACGTTCCGGCCGACGGTGAAGGTCCGCACGACCCGCCCGGTCCGGCCGGCCCGCAGCCGCTGGTCGAGCAGAAGCGCGAACGTCTCGTGCGCGGTCGCGACCCGCCCGCCGGGGAGGATGACGGCGACGCGGTCGCCGTCGCCGTCGGTGGCGACCCCCAGCCAGGGGGCGTCGGGCCCGCCCCCCGCCGCCCGGAGGCGCCGGGCGGAGGGCCCCAGCTCGCTCGGGACCGGTTCGGGGTGACCGCCCCCGAAGGTCGGGTCGACGTCGGCGCGGATCCCCTCGACGCGTACGCCGAACCCGAGGTCGGTGGCGACGGCGTCGATCCAGCCGGCCGCCGCCCCGTGCATCGCGTCGTGCACCAGCACGCCGCGGGCGCGGCGCAGCAGGTCGAGGTCGAGCAGCGTCGCGACGTGCGCGACGTAGGCGGCCCGCACGTCGAGGTCGACCACCGCCCCGCCGGGCTCGGCGCCGGGGGCGCCCGGGTCGCGCGGGACGTCCTCCGCCGCCGTGCGCGCGGTGCGCGCCGCGACGTCGCGGTACGTCGCGTCGGTCGCCGTACCGCCGTAGGGGCCCTTGAGCTTGAAGCCGTTCCAGATGGGGGGGTTGTGGCTGGCGGTCAGCATGACGCCCGCCGCCAGCCCGAGGTGCGCGACGGCGAAGGAAAGCACCGGGGTCGGGAGCGGGGCGGGCGCGAGGTGGACCGTGAGGCCGTGCGCGGTGAGGACGTCGGCGACGGTGC
This genomic stretch from Trueperaceae bacterium harbors:
- a CDS encoding DUF5668 domain-containing protein; this encodes MNETRSTRWLPWALIAAGVLAAARQLGWIDAGFLFDLISLWPLLLIAVGADLILRGRGRGLVIVATLAAAALLLSVPGSWAGGTVRTEDVSVPRDGAREAHVELRHGVGDLRLAAAAPDAAALIEGTATLPDGARLRREVERDGPHLEVALIMDAAGARAWRGAGRRGLDLRLAREVALDLDVEAGVGRSVLDLRDATLRSLDLDAGVGEVRLDLPATGTYVADVEAGVGEVVVRVPRDLPVVLELERGLGRVEVDGDWRDVGATFRSAATDDAPEGAWARLSVEGGVGSVTVRQVE
- a CDS encoding phosphoglucomutase/phosphomannomutase family protein — protein: MDALRFGTDGWRDRMDGRFTHANVARAAHATAEHVRAAGGRAVAVGFDGRAGGAAFARTVADVLTAHGLTVHLAPAPLPTPVLSFAVAHLGLAAGVMLTASHNPPIWNGFKLKGPYGGTATDATYRDVAARTARTAAEDVPRDPGAPGAEPGGAVVDLDVRAAYVAHVATLLDLDLLRRARGVLVHDAMHGAAAGWIDAVATDLGFGVRVEGIRADVDPTFGGGHPEPVPSELGPSARRLRAAGGGPDAPWLGVATDGDGDRVAVILPGGRVATAHETFALLLDQRLRAGRTGRVVRTFTVGRNVARLAEARGLPQTETPVGFKWLVGPLREADVLIAGEESGGIGLPEHLPERDGIVNGLLLLQAALEVAAGHGADVAAGPAGRTDAPSGAADGGALGLRLAELEAETGWRHRYDRRDLPLTGDAARDAVVAALADDPATFGGRTVDRVERRDGVKLGFEDGAWLLIRASGTEPLLRLYAEAHDDADVAAILDAAEAFVGEVDPT
- a CDS encoding LUD domain-containing protein, whose amino-acid sequence is VVRVRAADVAEVLASTLTRRRADAVVVPRGTPDAWGAAFEGRTTIRDDAPYADLDAADATVSGCAVAVAETGTIALDGGPGMGRRAASLVPDVHLCIVRAAQVVELLPEAQARLHDAAAAGAPITWISGPSATSDVELERVAGVHGPRTLVVLLVGDA